One Loxodonta africana isolate mLoxAfr1 chromosome 8, mLoxAfr1.hap2, whole genome shotgun sequence DNA window includes the following coding sequences:
- the TOMM7 gene encoding mitochondrial import receptor subunit TOM7 homolog isoform X1, whose protein sequence is MVKLSKEAKQRLQQLFKGGQFAIRWGFIPLILSNITIDREKIEVVKDFILLGSTINSHGSSSQEIKTRIASGKCAAKDLFKVLKSKDATLKTKDLRGVQILECLNQPF, encoded by the exons ATGGTGAAGCTGAGCAAAGAGGCCAAGCAAAGGCTGCAGCAGCTTTTCAAGGGCGGCCAGTTTGCCATCCGCTGGGGCTTCATCCCTCTC ATtttgagcaacatcacgatagacagagaaaagattgaagttgtcaaggatttcattttacttggatccacaatcaacagccatggaagcagcagtcaagaaatcaaaacacgcattgcatcgggcaaatgtgctgcaaaggacctcttcaaagtgttgaagagtaaagatgccaccctgaagactaag GATTTAAGAGGGGTGCAGATCCTGGAATGCCTGAACCAACCGTTTTGA
- the TOMM7 gene encoding mitochondrial import receptor subunit TOM7 homolog isoform X2 — MVKLSKEAKQRLQQLFKGGQFAIRWGFIPLVIYLGFKRGADPGMPEPTVLSLLWG; from the exons ATGGTGAAGCTGAGCAAAGAGGCCAAGCAAAGGCTGCAGCAGCTTTTCAAGGGCGGCCAGTTTGCCATCCGCTGGGGCTTCATCCCTCTCGTAATTTACCTGG GATTTAAGAGGGGTGCAGATCCTGGAATGCCTGAACCAACCGTTTTGAG CCTACTTTGGGGATGA